In Hydrogenimonas thermophila, the DNA window AGTCCTTGGTCTTGCAGATAATGACGTAGAAGAGATTTGTCATGATGCAAGAGAGAGTGGCAAAAAAGTTTGGCCTGCTAACTATAATGCTGATGGTCAAATTGTAATTGCGGGTATAAAAGAAGATTTGCAAGCTTTGGAGCCAATACTAAAGGAGGCTAAAGCACGTCGTGTTATGCTTTTAAATATGTCAGTTGCCAGTCATTGCCCTCTTCTTGAGAGTGCAGTTGAACCTTTGACTGAAGCTCTTGAAGGTTTGTTAAGTGATAATTTCTGCTCACCAGTCATCTCAAATGTAACTGCAAAAGCTTATAACACAAAAGCTGAAGCTATGGATCTATTGGGTAAGCAGTTAGTTTCTCCAGTGCTTTACAAACAGTCTATTCAGGGAAATGATGATTTAGTAGATCGTTATATAGAGTTTGGTCATGGTGGAGTTCTTAAAGGTCTTAATCGTAGAACTACTAAAAAGCCTACACTTGTTGTTAGCGATTATGACTCACTGAACAGTGTTGTTGAAACTTTATTAGAGGTTAAGTGATGGTTGTTGGAGTTATGGGGGCAATGCCCGAAGAGATTGAACCAATAATAGGTCGTTTAGAGAATGTACAAAAGCATGAAGTTGCAGGTAATACATATTATACTGCTCTTTATGGATCAATAGATTTAGTTATAGCATATAGTAAAATCGGAAAAGTCTTTTCTGCATTGACAGCTGCAACAATGATAGAGAAGTTTGGTGTTCAGAAAATGCTTTTTTCTGGTGTAGCAGGAGCTATTAATCCTGAACTTAAAATAGGTGATCTTATAGCAGCTACTAAACTGTGTCAGCATGATTTGGATATTACAGCTTTTGGTCATCCTTACGGATTTGTTCCTGAAGGAAAAGTGTTTGTAGAGGCTAATCCAAGACTTCTTGAAATTGCAGCTGATGTTGCCAGAAAGCTTGGTGTAAAGCTCAAACAGGGTGTAATTGCAACTGGAGATCAGTTTGTTGCAAGTTTGGAGCGTAAGTCGTGGATCGGAGAGACCTTTAATGCAGATGCACTTGAAATGGAGGGTGCTTCTGTTGCTGTAGTTTGTGATGCTCTAAATGTTCCTTTCTTTATTTTGCGTGCCATTAGCGATGCAGCCGACATGGATGCTGGATTTGATTTTGATACATTTTTACAAAGCTCTGCTCTTAAAAGTGCAGAGTTTATATTTGCGATGTTAGATGAACTCGATCAAGCTAAGTAAAAAGATACTGCGTGCTGCAGGAAAGGCGAACGCAAAATATCGTATGATAGAAGAGGGCGATAGAGTTCTTGTAGGTTTAAGCGGTGGAAAAGACTCTATTACATTAGTGCATCTTTTAAAGCATATGCAAAGACACGCACCTTTTAATTTTGAGTTTAAAGCAGTTACTATCAATTACGGAATGCCTGGTGAGCGATATGATGCCTTACAAGAGCATTGCAAAACTTTTGGCATTCCTCATGAAATTTATGAGACCAATATTTTTGAAGTTTCTCAAGATACAATTCGAGAAAATAGCTCTTTTTGCAGCTATTTTTCTAGAATGCGTCGAGGAGCTCTCTATACAAAAGCACAAGAGGGCGGTTTTAACAAAGTTGCATTGGGACACCATCTTGATGATGCAGCAGAGAGCTTT includes these proteins:
- a CDS encoding 5'-methylthioadenosine/adenosylhomocysteine nucleosidase; the protein is MVVGVMGAMPEEIEPIIGRLENVQKHEVAGNTYYTALYGSIDLVIAYSKIGKVFSALTAATMIEKFGVQKMLFSGVAGAINPELKIGDLIAATKLCQHDLDITAFGHPYGFVPEGKVFVEANPRLLEIAADVARKLGVKLKQGVIATGDQFVASLERKSWIGETFNADALEMEGASVAVVCDALNVPFFILRAISDAADMDAGFDFDTFLQSSALKSAEFIFAMLDELDQAK
- the fabD gene encoding ACP S-malonyltransferase is translated as MIKSAFLFPGQGSQAVGMGKSFVENSQTAAQMLEAASDALKIDMANLLFEPNDMLEQTKYTQPAILLVSIMAYRLFKEKISGDPAFALGHSLGEFSALAAVGAIDWLEAVKLVNLRGDLMQKACDGIDAGMMVVLGLADNDVEEICHDARESGKKVWPANYNADGQIVIAGIKEDLQALEPILKEAKARRVMLLNMSVASHCPLLESAVEPLTEALEGLLSDNFCSPVISNVTAKAYNTKAEAMDLLGKQLVSPVLYKQSIQGNDDLVDRYIEFGHGGVLKGLNRRTTKKPTLVVSDYDSLNSVVETLLEVK
- a CDS encoding ATP-binding protein yields the protein MNSIKLSKKILRAAGKANAKYRMIEEGDRVLVGLSGGKDSITLVHLLKHMQRHAPFNFEFKAVTINYGMPGERYDALQEHCKTFGIPHEIYETNIFEVSQDTIRENSSFCSYFSRMRRGALYTKAQEGGFNKVALGHHLDDAAESFFMNMLYNGTLRSMAPIYKSSKGFHVIRPLIWVRERQTRAFAEENGIATIGDEACPAMAMNVKMPHARESTKKMLEEWEEKFPELFKRFKAAFSHLQPDSFMDEKFLDRK